ATGCAGCTCTGTTATCTCATCtaaaacacacacagtcagctctgctatgtatgctcctccccttggttcaagaccttatcttatctgtagcttgtacagTAAGTCTTTGCACGTTCGCTTGCccgcaggaagtgcctgtgtctgagttggtcttgtaatgcaagggAAGGGGCAGGAggtagagagcactgcagtgtgcagataagagaagctatcaGATTCATGTTGGCTGAACCTGACAGTTTTAATTGAACCAACTGGCCATCTCATGTCTACTGGCCCTCCAAACAAGGATTGGATTTTGGATTtcaacatgttttattttttgtcagAGCTTTGTAGAAGTATGTATATCATTAATTGAATATGTCAGTGTCAAATAGTACTAAAAACTATTTTAACAAAAAATGGTCTTGCACAAAAACTCAAACTGAAATGGGATATTTACCACCAATATGATACATTATATGATATGatacattataatatatatatattaacaccTTTACTTTAAAAGGGCTGGCAGCTAATAAGAAAGTTTACTAGGTTAAGTACAACACCCTTATATGGTCACTCATATTAAACTTACACTGCTAAACTCTCTCTGCAGTCCGTAGGAGCCGCAGCCATGTGTTCCACAAGCATCAGGACTCTGGACTTCCTCccatttcctgtgtcctgtggacTTTTGGCTGATCAAGAGCACTGTGCCCTATTACCCTATGGATGTCCTTGGTGGCTCCTAAAGACTAGAGAAAATGTTTACCAGGCTAAGTATAATAAGGGTGACCCAATTAGAGTCCTGttcttaccctggtaaactttcttatTAGTTGCCAACCACTTTAAGCTCTAGTATCCAGACATGGATGTATGTTCATGTGTCATCATGTATATAACATTAATATGTTTACATTTCATAGGTCTGCTGTGAATTGGAAGAGTGCCAGAATCCTTTTCTTGATCTTGAACCATCCGATTATGGATGTGACCGTTTCTTTGTTTATCAGCAAGAAAGTCCTTTGGTAACCTGTGAGCAAGTGGCTGCAATAATCAAAGGATCCATTAACAGAAGACGTATTGGTATGGTTCCCAACAGCCGGACTTCCTCAACAGAAGCTGTTGCTGGTAGTGCACCTCTTTCTCAGGGATCTTCTGGTATAATGGAGTTATATGGCTCTGATGTAGACCCACAACAAAATCCATCTAACTTCTCAGATAATCAACAAGATATTAATGGATCAGTGCAGGCCCAAGTAGATGCCAATGTTGATCTTGTAAGCCCAGATAGTGGTCTTGCAACAATAAGAAGTAGTAGGTCTTCTAAAGAGAGTTCTGTTTTTCTTAGTGATGACAGTCCAGTAGCAGAAGTATCTGGCTCTCATCACAGTTTTGTTCCTGGAATTGATTCTTATAGCCCTATACCAGAATGTGTAATCATTGAAGAAGAAACACCCTCCTCTAGGAATAATAGTGATAATCTTGACATTTTTGGCTTTGATTTGGCCCCTAATATGCGCTCTGAATCTTCATCACATTCTGCAGACTACTCTATGGCTgatgactttttttttcagaGTGATTCCTCAGAGGGACAGAAAGCTACAGCTCAAAAAGAACAAGCTCACTTTTACAGAGATCAAGTAGCTAACTGTTCCCAAAAGTTGCTGAATTCCAAATCTGGAAAGGCTACATTATTAGAAGTACAAGATATTAGTTTAGTAGAGTTTGATGATAACTTCATGCATAGTCCTGAAAACCATGAGGATCTATGTGAAAAACACCCCAGCGTAAGTGATCTTGTTGAAATCAGCCCTCCTTTATCTTCTGATATTCCTGGACTCGCAGATGTTAAAATTCCTCCAACACCTATGAACAGTCTTGTAGAAAGTTCTCCACTAGATAATGGACCTCCAACTTTTTTTCCGGAAGATGTAATAGAGAAAATTAATGAAATAGGCGCTGCTGAAAAACCTCAGGTTAAATACTCCAACTGGTGGAATGGAGGTGACCCAAACTTAACACAAGAAGCCTTGCTATATGCCGACATGTGGAGTTCGAGTGAACAGGAACCTGTGTTCAATAGTCCTGATTCATGGAAAGGCCAGAAGCAAAAAGACAATCATGAAGCTGGAAACATGGCTGGATCATTTCATAAGAAAGTATTAAAATGTCATAACAGGGACAACCATGAAAATAACACACAgcaggaaagcagaacattttcagATTTATGGAAATCAAACCAACCCATTGAAGCAACATCTGATCCATGGGGTGGCTCCCAGGAAAGCTTTGAACAATCTGTCAATCATCCATTTGATACATGGGATTCTTCACATAGGGCTAATCATAACAGAAACTTTTCCAAAGAAAATGAAGTGGCTGAAGTAGCAAGTGACCTTTCGTCAGAATGTACTTCTGATCTGAATGATGGAGGTAACAACCCAAACCAAGAAGTATCTCTGAATGGACAAATACGATACTTTAATCCTAATGAAGAAGTTTCAAATGATTTAAGGCAGATACAGAGAAATCTGTGTGTGTGGGATTTTTCTCAAAGTAATAAAGAGTCAAATATTGATGGCCAAATTGATTGGGAAGACCCGTTTTTGTCTTATAGATGTCTGGACTTCACAAACCCGAGTGCAAGCAAAGATTGTATTGTCTCTCCGCCAGATACAAATTATTCAACCTCAGATTCAGTATCTTCTCCTTTGTATGAAGATGATATAAAAGAACCTGAGAAGGCATGGGAAGAGCCAAATACTGAGCTAGTTCATGATCAGCCAGTGGTTTCTAATAATGAAGAGATGGCATTGAATGAGTTGTCTGCCGAGACTATAAATCCAAAAGTAAAATCAAGACCATCTGACCAAATAGATGGAGAAAACGTCATGATAGAAAAAAGTGACCATTTAAATAACCTGGCACCTTCTTCATGGCAAGACTTTAACCTTGAATCCATAGATGGGGAGAATTTGATAAAAAGCAGTGATGAAAACGTAGCCAAAACATGTACTGATTATACACTTCAGTTCCCCTTTACAAACAACGACTTGAGTCATTTTTTACATTGTGATCCTCAAATATCTTCTCCAAATAAATTACCAGATGAAGTTCTCCTTAAGAATCATGAGTCATATGCAAAAGCCAATTCAGATATCAGTTTGAATGATCTGGATGATCAAGCATTTACACTGCCAAATATTAAACCTCTTTCTCCTGATATACTGAATAAGGTGGTAAATGTTTTCAATGAACACAGGTTTGAAGATGATAGTAAACCACATGATGATTATGTGACTTCATACAATGAGGGAGATGGAATAAACACTTGGGAAACAGATTTGCAGTATGACACTGAATCCTCCTCTTTAAACACTCCTGATGACTTAGACAATTTACAAAATGTCAATTTGTTAAATAAATCCCCAGTTTTAGATTTAAGGGAAGGAAGTAATGAGTATGATAAAAATGTAAACTGTATTATCCACTTGTCCCCAGTCAATGACACCCAGTTCCAGGCCAACAATAAAGACAGCAAGCATTTCTCACAGAGTACTGAGACTTTGAGTCCAGAGGCAAAAAACATATATCAAACTATGCATGAGAAAGGTTTGTGTACTAAACAGCAATCCCCTAACAGGGCTATTGAAATAACGGAAAATGTATTATATGGTGACATCCATTCTAAACCTAAAATATACCCTACAAAAGTAGATGTAGATGGAGCTATTGTGCAAGGAAATGTTCTACAAGATCTTAAAATGGAACCTTGTCATCATATAAGTGACTCTTCGAATTCCAGTTCACCAAGCCCAGAATTAGGTGATAGGTTGGCTACGTTACATGATAGCATTTGTCATCCAAATAAGACAAAACATTCCTATGTGTCAAAGAATAATACTTATCAAGAGGATTCTGGAAACTCATCATCCAGTATTATCAGTAAAGTGCCTATGAATCTGGATATTTGGAACACACAAATCTGCGAGGATTCTGAATCCTCCTCAAGCCCTGAGTCAAATGATGTTCTAGATCAGTCTTATCCTAAGGATAGGaatgttaaaaaatgtaaccAGAAGAAGGTACTCGATTTAGACACAACATCCACATTCTTTAATGATACTGAATCCAGTTCAACTACTCCTGGCACAGAAGAAGAAAGTTTAGAGGAGCAACTTGATTGTTTTAAGCATTCCACAGTGGAGTCTAATAAAACAGAAGACAAGGCAGAATGTCTTAATAATCTATTAGATGAACAAGATCCATTCACAATGATTCCAGGCAATCTATGTTACCCTACATTGAACAACTTACAACCAGATGATAAACGGTGTGAGGAAGATAACCAACTTGTATATCCAACAGAAACTGGAGACCAAAATGAAGATTCAAATCCTCAGTTGTACATATTAGATTGCTTTAAACCAGAACATGAGACACCTTCACAAATATACTTCCAGTCAAACATTGACACATTCTTACATAGTGACTCACATCAGTTCACTAGTCCAAATGATGATATTGAAACTTCAAGTAATGTAAATTTATTGTCATGCGAAGTTGAAATTCAAGCTAATAGTGTTGAGAACAAAGCTGACAATGTAGACATTTCCAGCCATAGcaataatggttacctggaaagCATATGCATTCTAGATGCTGAAAGAAATCCATCAGAGATTATGGATGCTATTGAACAATCCAAGCTAGTCCATGAGGATGATTTGTCCCCTGATGACATGTATAAAAACAATGACATGGAAGGAAGCTTTGAATACTGTGAAGAATTATCCACAGAAGGATCTAATCAAACTGACTATGTCCCAGACATTCTAGATGACTACACTCAACAGTCCTCTCCATTCCTTTGTGTCGAACCAGACCTATGGAATATGGCTGAGAATACTTACACTAAAATATCACTGAGTGGCAGTCCTGATGTACTATATAGCTGTGAAAACAGTTCTCAGGCTTCCGGTAGCCCAGACCTGTGCCCAGAATATGAATACAGTCAGGCATGCAGGCAGCATTTGAGCATGCTGGGGAGCAATATTCCTAGGATAAGAGCTCTGTCTGAAAGTACAAAAGACAGACAAGTTATTACTTATGAAGAAGAAACAAAGATATCACATTCACTCCCTTCACTTGCATGTGACAGCAATACATTGCAGTCATCCGACACAATAGAGCAAACAGATCCAGCAGTCAGCCTGACAGAGTTAGGGGACATTGACTGTGAATATGATAGCGATGATTCTGAGGAGTCAGCTCTATCTTATAATGGTGACATGATCTACAGCAACCATGAAGAGAAAAGCATATCGCCTATGGAACATGAATATTCTATAAAGTCAGATACCTCTAACATAACTATCCAAGAATGCTCAGCTTCCATGACAGACAGTGATCATAAGCAAAGACCAGAGGAAGATATTTTAGAGACAAATGCTTATTCTTCTACAGAGGAAGCGCTGGAAGAATCTGTGCTAAGAATAACTTCAGCTGAGAGTGGAACACGTTTCACAGAAGGAGGGTGGCATAAACAAAACTTTCCAGCAGATGGCAGCACTGGTCCATCACAATGTTCTAATGGTaagaattttaatattttgtaatatattGTTTTACTTTTGCTGTAAAACGGAAACTACAATTTTGTTCTACTTTATTTAAGCAAAAATCATCGCTAGCTTATTACACGGCCTCTTGCTTTCATCCATGACTGTTCAGTATACACCTGCTGTTTTGCAGTAATAAAGACATAATAACAGGGCTAGTAATACCATCTGTAATCCTCATCAGTAGTACTCAGTCTAAGAATTTATTAAATAAGGAGTACTAAAATGCTTCACCTTTCTTACATAATAACCAAAACTGACCAAACtctaatatacattttatttttcatcctAGAATCCAGTGCTCTTCCAGACCAAGTGTTAAAACGTGACCATAGAGTAGAGTTGGAAGCAGAAGACAGCAACATTGTGGATGATACAAAACCTGTGAATCTGACCATGGATGAGAGCTGCAATTTGGAGATTAGCCCTCATGGGGTGGTAGCTTCTGTGAAAAGCGAAATAAACATTTTTCCATTGAGAGACACTAGGGTTGAGACTCAACAAACAATGTCTGGTACAGCTTATTCAATGGACTCTCCAGATACATTTCAGTCAATCTCCATGACAAATGGTAGTGAAAAACAAATGAACCTCGTATCCGGATTCCACTCCATTCAATTAGAAGAGAAAACGTCTTCTATCCTACCTCAAAGGAGGGAGAGTAAAAAGAAATCAGATGAAATCTCTGAACATGAGCACAGCTGGAGCATAATACTGAGCCAGACTGAGGCCTCGGATACCTCCCCTGAAGACATTTTTAGTAGAGCAGATACTGCAGATTGTGATAACTTGGCAGAGAGTCTCTATGAAGAATCTGATAGACAGGGGGGTTACTGGGCATCATTTAGGGATAAGGATTATATAGACCTTGAGGAAAGCTTTGAACTGTGTAAACTAGACAAGCATGGCACCAGAGCACAAACCGAAATAGATCATCTCTTAAAGTCACAAGAAGCAGGGCTGACGTTAAAGATTCCTCCTCAAGGTGGCACACTTTCAGAGGAGCTGTCAAATGGCAATTCTTCCATTGATCAAAGGTAGGATATTTACACTTTTCTTTTATGCTGTGTGAAATATGATACAggtattaaaacacattaaacaatTCAGAAATAATGAGAACTTTATAATATTTAGAATCACGTTTGTTATTTGCATTATAATACCATATTTAAATGATTTACATAATCCATGGTTTGTTCGCCAATGACCTTTTAGGCAAAATACATATAGCAtgggcttaaagggcatctatgtGGTTTTCTAGACATGTTTTATACACAGGCAGCAGAGTAAATGACCATCCCCTATTGTGAATGGTGGATCCCATGATAGAGGTGTTACCTGCCATTGTGATGCTGCTTTTGATGATGATGTAATAACTGCTAAAAAATGAACAGAAAAGTGTGATATATACAGAACTTTAGGGGACCTGTTTAATTCAATTttccaaaatgtttaaaaaatgaatTGCATAAAATAGGCCATTTTGattatacactcagcggccactttattaggtacacctgtccaactgctcgttaacacttaatttctaatcagccaatcacatggcggcaactcagtgcatttaggcatgtagacatggtcaagacaatctcctgcagttcaaaccgagcatcagtatggggaagaaaggtgatttgagtgcctttgaacgtggcatggttgttggtgccagaagggctggtgtgagtatttcagaaactgctgatctactgcgattttcacgcacaaccatctctagggtttacagagaatggtccaaaaaagaaaaaacatccagtgagcggcagttctgtgggctgaaatgccttgttgatgccagaggtcagaggagaatgggcagactggttcgagctgatagaaaggcaacagtgactcaaatcgccacccgttacaaccaaggtaggcagaagagcatctctgaatgcacagtacgtcgtactttgaggcagatgggctacagcagcagaagaccacaccaggtgccactcctttcagctaagaacaggaaactgaggctacaatttgcacaagctcatcgaaattggacagtagaagattggaaaaacgttgcctggtctaatgagtctcgatttctgctgcgacattcggatggtagggtcagaatttggcgtcaacaacatgaaagcatggatccatcctgcctcgtatcaacggttcaggctggtggtggtggtgtcatggtgtggggaatgttttcttgccactctttaggccccttggtaccaattgagcatcgttgcaacgccacagcctacctgagtattgttgctgaccatgtccatccctttatgaccacaatgtacccaacatctgatggctactttcagcaggataatgcgccatgtcataaagctggaatcatctcagactggtttcttgaacatgagttcactgtactcaaatggcctccacagtcaccagatctcaatccaataataataatctttgggatgtggtggaacgggagattcgcatcatggatgtgtagccgacaaatctgcggcaactgtgtgatgccatcatgtcactatggaccaaaatctctgaggaatgcttccagcaccttgttgaatctatgccacgaagaattgggccagttctgaaggcaaaagggggtccaacccgttactagcatggtgtacctaataaagtggccggtgagtgtatattcattaatttttttcagcaaaaaatgttttaaaaaaatggggCCAGCAAGATAATTACCTTATATATTTGTgtttaagccaagtttttcagcacaaataaagGGCTAACTAAATGATATTCCTTTATATGAACTGGAgtgtgagccaccacctgaccagggtttaacaaaacccctggacaagaAAGGGCAAGCcctcttaggccccatgcacttTTACAGAGCAGAGAGTCTGTCTTAGCTCTCAGCTCTTATAccccagctcctgacagaggagcagTTCTTAGGCCTGAGCTCTCACCATAGGAGAAGCTCTCGGAATCTAGCTCCTGACACAGGAGCAGTTTGTACCACCAGCTCTCCCTAGAGAGCACAGatctgtcagtgaccagagagacagtttgtagcacaccttcagtgctacacatagaactaccacccaggacaaagcagcagcacatcccagcctgcatattctaccaggctggtgaaccaactcctgaggatcactctccatgaccactccagtaatccggtaTCAACCTGTAATCTGTAACAAgatcgtttggcccgttgcctgcagttgttctaataaagaaccttgggttattttgcacaatgttgcctccgtctgatccctggatacgactgTATCACCACCACGGCCtctccatccattacccagggacatatattacagacataaagggggttgccccatggagaacCAGTACtttagcctctccctccatatttcttgcacacaccacctgctgtaggcctgccaggctgtaggacagccctccggcccccataccaagcaccgtgacatcagtatccctaggctgcaaccgccagccactccggtattctgggcccccgcTGCTTCCAGGCCCCAGGGACAGGATAGGCCCCAGTGGGAGATGTTGCAGATAGCTATGCAAAAACTAGTGTCTTCTAAGCCATGTATTCATTATGTAAAACTAACAAAACCACATCTTGCACAATGctgtagaagtgaatggagttTAACGTCATAAGTTGCATAACATCATGAGATAAATATAGTAACAACACGGTTCAAGTGCATTCAACTCTTGTATGTGTCAAACAGTAGTACTAACTAAACAATACATTCTTTTGGAAGAAGTAATTCATGTTATCTGTGAGGTAAACATTGATTTATAGGTTACATATAGGATTGGCACTTCCTCGGTCATCTTTTTtgcaaataataatacattttaattaatATATTCTTTTTCATATTGACAGTTCAGACTGTGCTGTAACTTTGTGACCGCGGCTCTGGTAACCTTCAAATGTTGGGCAGAGACGTAAATTCCTTGGGCCACAATGTAAAATCTGTAATAGGGCCCTACCAATCACGTACCATTATTTTATGGTATCTTCCTATGTGGCAGAGAATCATTTGGATCCAATGGGATTCCAGGATCTAGTAGTAGCTGTTACCTCAGTGAGAAGCTTGGTGCAAAAAGATAGATTTCTGCACTGTTCTCTCAAGTTTTAGATCACCTTGTAAACATCTTTTTTTCCAAGATGAATAATTCCAAGCTTCATAGTTTATCACTGCACTCTGATCGCCCTATTCTCTAATTGTCTTCCTTGCAACAACTCTAATTAACACCCTTTTTATACAATGTATTGTACACATTATATCATTTGTGTTCTCACTGAAGATTTGAATAAGTGCAAAACTCTGTTTATTATGAGCATATACGCAATGGCAGATCCTAAACAGTCTGTTTTAAGTATCTGCCCGGGACCCCATGCCCCTGGGGTGCCCAAGAGCGTCCTAACTGATCAGCGAGAATCTACACTTCAGTGTCAGGTAGATGGATGTTCACAGACGGCTTTGGAGCAGGAGAAAGAAGATAGAACTTACAGAAGCTGCTCTAGGCTCTGATCTTCTCCACTCCATTTTCCGCTATAGTTTTGCCCATATTTTTACCATTtagtagataataataataataaagtttcaTGTGACTCACAGGAAACGGGACTCCAGAAATCAGCAGGACATGGGACACTTCAGGAAGTTCCCGCAGCTTCCGTGAAACTTTACATGGATaaatataatatgggtgaccctatcaggGTCTTATACTTAACCAGTTAAGGTTTTCAATAAGTTGCCTACCCCTTGCTAAACCGCTTGCCACTACATCATCTTTTAAAGTCCTTATTAGCCCCATAGTTTGTATAAGGATGTAAAAAGGCAGTGCAGTATTCTCATACAAGCTTCCTACAAACTGCTAGGACTATGCCAGTAGTGGGCACAGAGCCGCATGGGAGTTGGCTGCCGGTGGTTTACTCTTTAAATGTTAATCTTTAGATGTGACCACAGCATCTAAAAGAGCTTTCCTTCACAAGTAAGTCTTATACTTACATCAACTGGCACCCAACAATCGCAATACATATTCTCTGAAAGACAACCTGCGTCTGTCCTCTGCATATGACTGGTTGTCTGGTAGAAACAGCAGAGCAGTCTAAATGGCAGCCTATACAAAATGCATAAGTTAAAAACAaagcataaaaataaatttaaaaatgggtaaaatgtcccaaaagtccatttacatataaacatataaaaaagagaaaatgagTAATAATaggggtaacttagcatcaaaggtagaagcttctggaccttacaggcgaattttgtggtgctgagcgccaaaacaataacgtaggagcttgtagcaatcTAAAAGaaacggctttattcagctttaaaactattacaagaacaaaaataacaaacagcttagcctctacttagggcacaacctcacttcttgaaccctagataccttctaggttcaaggaacactgctggggttcctcctcagcactctggctctcagtgagctcaaccaaacaatgtccttactggattccagtcctcttgggacagaccacctgtctgtctccaactggtcccaagtcctcctgctgactgcaagacacacagcactggcttgctgtgagctctccctctggagttggccagggatgggagGGGTCAAGGTCattttcaaccctggttgtgggtcACTCTCCAGCAccccctaggttcacactcttacaaattataataatatctatttatatagcaccatattCCGTAGGGATTTCCattctcacaagagcttacagtctatgaggatgaagggagtgatacaagaagtataagagcttgtataatggcccagctattctttattcatgaacggaatggaaaaaataaaaatgctgctgcttgaaccagtcatcagacaccatcttatatacagggtccattcaatgggactgcagagaagcctgtagcttggtatctggtgtttccTGGATTACagataggaggaggacagaggatgggttagtaaaaagCGAGTTGGAGTTTCATGCGGATAGGCtttcctaaagagatgggtttcaaGAGCATGTATGAAACTTTTGAGGTTGAGTATTTGCAttaggcattccagagaattagtgCAGCTCGGGAGAGGTCCTTGTGCCTAGAGTGGGAGATTCAAATTtaagaagagaataatctaagacagtgatgggcaaccttttgagcttggtgtgtcaaaattcgccaaaaaaccgagcataactcgggtgatgtgtcaccttgacaaaaaaacataattttgtgatatttatagtttaaataacaaatatgtatactacttaacttctagggtactttaaccgtaggttgtctgattgatcctaccatatactgccatgctacagtatggcagtatatggggattttcccaatcatctattactatgtgcaaatcccacattgtaatagatcggttacaatcaaaccggtgtggaaatgcttagtaacctgtgaactttcagtcatgaaagttcacaggttatagtgagggcgcaggtgccgctgtctgcatctccctcatgccctcttggcatggagaaggtgtgaggagcaaaataatcgcaatgtctggcgatttgcaaggctttgcgattatttcagggcttgtacatcacaaaactgacacacaagccctgatgactgtcttctatcatacagtgcactgaccttatttactatatgatgagagtggttgtcctcccttgcccctgctgtggagatggtcagtgtagaggtggcagaggtacagtgaccttactcactgtatgatgggagtggttatcctccctggtccctgctctggagctggtcagtgtagaggtggcagctgctgcgacatcacacaaggcagcagcgatgtgacctctgactgtgctgccatcttccccccaccacaactatcaggagctgcagaggagcctcctgggtgtatggccgggtcacctctcctgctgtgccccatgctgatacctgtgctgactggagacactaggcacagctaggggagcaggaggaggggggagtgctggaagctcagtgcaatctctcagcctcccggctactgcacctggtcatgtaggatgaaacttaactctcaggcagccgtgtgtcagtgaaaatggctacgcgtgtcagcactgacacgcgtgtcataggttagccatcactgatctaagatCTCTAGCAGATCCAAAAGCATGTGTTCGACGACAGACAAGAGAGGAGAGATtgaaggtgcagcactgtgcagatctTTGCGAATGAAGGTGTTTAATTCAACCCTTTCCCTACCAAAATTACATCACAAAGAATTATATAaaaccccaacaaaccatatattttctggaaGCACTTGGCCCattttaaaattgcattaaaaagtttaaaataaattgCTTCACACCTCCTTCATGTAATAGaagaacatgtgtag
The DNA window shown above is from Engystomops pustulosus chromosome 1, aEngPut4.maternal, whole genome shotgun sequence and carries:
- the PRUNE2 gene encoding protein prune homolog 2 isoform X2, producing the protein MEEFLQRTKSRLDRGKHLQKVHTVIGNKSCDLDSIIATLAYAYYLDKITSQSVLCLPVLNVTRIEFDFYSETRFILEELDIPESCLIFKDEINLQGLNDEDRLSVTLVNFSAFTSEEESLAAAVVKVINPEKQCNGDRELHDSSSVLVAKEILEEAPELLTPQLAHLLRGTIVFSCLSADQEMVPGHHEEIVCILEERFPELPPRQDIVSSLLETKFHTQGPSVEDILLKEFKELSNGDIKVAITTMHMSLEDLMSYRNIIGDLKIFLDKYEFDILILLASYSSGDQATRQQIAVYSENPELCNQVCCELEECQNPFLDLEPSDYGCDRFFVYQQESPLVTCEQVAAIIKGSINRRRIGMVPNSRTSSTEAVAGSAPLSQGSSGIMELYGSDVDPQQNPSNFSDNQQDINGSVQAQVDANVDLVSPDSGLATIRSSRSSKESSVFLSDDSPVAEVSGSHHSFVPGIDSYSPIPECVIIEEETPSSRNNSDNLDIFGFDLAPNMRSESSSHSADYSMADDFFFQSDSSEGQKATAQKEQAHFYRDQVANCSQKLLNSKSGKATLLEVQDISLVEFDDNFMHSPENHEDLCEKHPSVSDLVEISPPLSSDIPGLADVKIPPTPMNSLVESSPLDNGPPTFFPEDVIEKINEIGAAEKPQVKYSNWWNGGDPNLTQEALLYADMWSSSEQEPVFNSPDSWKGQKQKDNHEAGNMAGSFHKKVLKCHNRDNHENNTQQESRTFSDLWKSNQPIEATSDPWGGSQESFEQSVNHPFDTWDSSHRANHNRNFSKENEVAEVASDLSSECTSDLNDGGNNPNQEVSLNGQIRYFNPNEEVSNDLRQIQRNLCVWDFSQSNKESNIDGQIDWEDPFLSYRCLDFTNPSASKDCIVSPPDTNYSTSDSVSSPLYEDDIKEPEKAWEEPNTELVHDQPVVSNNEEMALNELSAETINPKVKSRPSDQIDGENVMIEKSDHLNNLAPSSWQDFNLESIDGENLIKSSDENVAKTCTDYTLQFPFTNNDLSHFLHCDPQISSPNKLPDEVLLKNHESYAKANSDISLNDLDDQAFTLPNIKPLSPDILNKVVNVFNEHRFEDDSKPHDDYVTSYNEGDGINTWETDLQYDTESSSLNTPDDLDNLQNVNLLNKSPVLDLREGSNEYDKNVNCIIHLSPVNDTQFQANNKDSKHFSQSTETLSPEAKNIYQTMHEKGLCTKQQSPNRAIEITENVLYGDIHSKPKIYPTKVDVDGAIVQGNVLQDLKMEPCHHISDSSNSSSPSPELGDRLATLHDSICHPNKTKHSYVSKNNTYQEDSGNSSSSIISKVPMNLDIWNTQICEDSESSSSPESNDVLDQSYPKDRNVKKCNQKKVLDLDTTSTFFNDTESSSTTPGTEEESLEEQLDCFKHSTVESNKTEDKAECLNNLLDEQDPFTMIPGNLCYPTLNNLQPDDKRCEEDNQLVYPTETGDQNEDSNPQLYILDCFKPEHETPSQIYFQSNIDTFLHSDSHQFTSPNDDIETSSNVNLLSCEVEIQANSVENKADNVDISSHSNNGYLESICILDAERNPSEIMDAIEQSKLVHEDDLSPDDMYKNNDMEGSFEYCEELSTEGSNQTDYVPDILDDYTQQSSPFLCVEPDLWNMAENTYTKISLSGSPDVLYSCENSSQASGSPDLCPEYEYSQACRQHLSMLGSNIPRIRALSESTKDRQVITYEEETKISHSLPSLACDSNTLQSSDTIEQTDPAVSLTELGDIDCEYDSDDSEESALSYNGDMIYSNHEEKSISPMEHEYSIKSDTSNITIQECSASMTDSDHKQRPEEDILETNAYSSTEEALEESVLRITSAESGTRFTEGGWHKQNFPADGSTGPSQCSNESSALPDQVLKRDHRVELEAEDSNIVDDTKPVNLTMDESCNLEISPHGVVASVKSEINIFPLRDTRVETQQTMSGTAYSMDSPDTFQSISMTNGSEKQMNLVSGFHSIQLEEKTSSILPQRRESKKKSDEISEHEHSWSIILSQTEASDTSPEDIFSRADTADCDNLAESLYEESDRQGGYWASFRDKDYIDLEESFELCKLDKHGTRAQTEIDHLLKSQEAGLTLKIPPQGGTLSEELSNGNSSIDQRPIVLDDVGMDIPYDAAEIRPEPPNSLDLNGSHARKIKLTAPNINLSLDHSEGSVLSDDNLDTPDELEINVDDLDTPDEADSFDYTGNDDRPALGHSLQRDSESIHEYTAEEEREDNKLWRTVIIGDQEQRIDMKVIEPYKKVISHGGYYGEGVNAIIVFAACFLPDSSRADYNYVMENLFLYVISTLELMVAEDYMIVYLNGATPRRKMPGLGWMKKCYQMIDRRLRKNLKSFIIVHPSWFIRTILAVTRPFISSKFSSKIKYVSSLAELRELIPMEYVQIPESIVKLDEELKETEAAKAGCLPVEPEMSSLDQEFEKKSEDNV